The following proteins are encoded in a genomic region of Gigantopelta aegis isolate Gae_Host unplaced genomic scaffold, Gae_host_genome ctg2864_pilon_pilon, whole genome shotgun sequence:
- the LOC121391708 gene encoding ankyrin repeat domain-containing protein 29-like — MVELLLKQQADPNIKKEEDWTALMIASQNGHYQVVKLLLKQQADPNIKEEDWTALMIASQNGHYNVVELLLKQQANPNIQNNNGPTALMIASRNGYYQVVELLLKQQADPNIQNNNGITALYIASQNGHYQVVELLLNQQADPNIQNNNGITALYIASQNGHYQVVELLLNQQADPNVQLPDGQTALYAASQNGHYQVVELLLKQQADPNIKEEEDWTALMIASENGHYNVVELLLNNEPI, encoded by the coding sequence ATGGTGGAACTGCTTCTCAAACAACAAGCTGATCCTAAtatcaaaaaagaagaagattggACAGCACTTATGATagccagtcaaaatggtcattatcAAGTAGTCAAACTGCTACTCAAACAACAAGCTGATCCTAATATCAAAGAAGAAGATTGGACAGCACTTATGATagccagtcaaaatggtcattataATGTAGTGGAATTGCTACTCAAACAACAAGCCAATCCTAATATTCAAAATAACAACGGACCAACAGCTCTTATGATAGCTAGTCGAAATGGTTATTATCAAGTGGTGGAACTGCTACTCAAACAACAAGCTGATCctaatattcaaaacaataacGGAATAACAGCCCTGTACATagccagtcaaaatggtcaCTATCAAGTGGTAGAACTGCTACTCAACCAACAAGCTGATCctaatattcaaaacaataacGGAATAACAGCCCTGTACATagccagtcaaaatggtcattatcAAGTGGTAGAATTGCTACTCAATCAACAAGCTGATCCTAATGTTCAACTGCCAGACGGACAAACAGCCTTATATGCagccagtcaaaatggtcattatcAAGTGGTGGAACTGCTACTCAAACAACAAGCTGATCCTAATatcaaagaagaagaagattggACAGCACTTATGATAGCCAGTGAAAATGGTCATTACAATGTAGTGGAATTGCTACTCAACAACGAGCCAATCTAA